The following nucleotide sequence is from Erythrobacter aurantius.
GATCCTGCCCGAGCGGGCCTGTTCGGCGATGCGGGACGAACCCAGCACGATGTTGCCACCGCGCAGTTCCAGCCCCAGCCGATCGAGCAGATTGCGAGTCAGCGCCATTTCGATCGCTTGCGGCAAATCGTCGCTGTAGGAAAGCGAACCGCCTGCTCCGTCACCCTTGGCCGGCCCGCCCTTGAATGCGCGCATCAACGCCCGCTTGAAATGGCCATCGGCTATCGCGGTTTCAAGCGCGGCGCGATCAGGCATGATCCAAGCGCCCCGGCCCGGTGCCTTGCCAGCCGGATCGGGCAGCACTTCGCCCGCGGGCGAAATGGCCAGCCGGATCATCTGATCGCGCGGGCCAACCTCGCCCGAAAGCAGGCAGCGACGCTCGCTCCCCGAAACGGGGGAGTCCGCGTCTTCAGCGATGTCTGAACCTACGCGCTCATTGGGTGGAGTCCGCATCGGCGGCCTCCTGACTTTCCGGCGAACCGGAAGTTTCCTGAGCGGGCTCTTCGTCTTCGAACCAGTGTGCGCGGGCAGCCATGATGATCTCGTTGCCCTGCTCTTCACTGAGGCCGTATTCGCCCAGCACGCCGCCCTTGTCGCCTTCACGCTGCGAACGACGCTGCGGCGGACCGTCGGCATTGCCACGGCGACGCGGTGCTTCGCGCTTCTTGGCGATCAGTTCGTCGGTGGCCAAATCGGCCAGATCGTCGAGCGTCTTGATCCCCGCCTTGCCGAGTGTGACCAGCATCGCTTCGGTCAGGTGCGGCATTTCGGCCAGCGCGTCTTCGACGCCCAGTTCGCGACGAACCTGGCGGTGCGCTTCTTCCTGACGCTCGATCGCCTCGATCGCGCGGCTTTGAAGTTCTTCGGCGAGCTCTTCGTCAAAGCCTTCGATCGCGGCCAGTTCGGACATTTCGACATAGGCGACTTCTTCGAGCATCGCGAAGCCTTCGGCTACAAGCAGCTGCGACAGGGTTTCGTCGACGTCGAGCTCTTCCTCGAACATCTTGGAGCGTTCGGCGAATTCCTTCGAACGCTTCTCCGAAGCTTCTTCCTCGGTCATGATGTCGATCTGGTGGCCGGTCAGCTGGCTGGCCAGACGCACGTTCTGGCCGCGACGCCCGATGGCGAGCGAAAGCTGATCGTCAGGCACGACGACTTCGATGCGGCCGTCTTCCTCGTCCAGCACCACGCGCGCGACGGTTGCCGGCTGCAACGCGTTGACGACGAAGGTGGCGGTGTCTTCCGACCACGGAATGATGTCGATCTTTTCGCCCTGCAGTTCCTGCACGACAGCCTGCACGCGGCTGCCCTTCATGCCGACGCATGCGCCGACCGGGTCAATGCTCGAATCCCGGCTGATCACGCCGATCTTGGCGCGGCTGCCCGGATCGCGGGCGGCGGCCTTGATCTCGATGATGCCGTCGTAGATCTCGGGCACTTCCTGCGCGAACAGCTTCTTCATGAAGTCAGGATGCGCACGGGACAGGAAGATCTGCGGCCCACGGTTGTTGCGTTCGACCTTGGTGATCAGCGCGCGCACGCGCTCGCCGACACGGGCGGCTTCGCGCGGGATCTGCTGGTCGCGACGGATAACACCTTCGGCACGGCCAAGGTTCACGATCACATGGCCGAATTCGACCGACTTGATCACGCCGGTGATGATTTCGCCCGCGCGATCCTTGAATTCTTCGTACTGACGCTCGCGCTCGGCATCGCGGACCTTCTGGAAGATCACCTGCTTGGCCGACTGTGCGTCGATACGGCCCAGATCGACCGGCGGCAGCGGATCGACGATGAAATCGCCGACGGCAGCGCCCGGCTGAAGCTTCTCGGCCTGCTTGAGATCGACCTGCTTGAAGTAGTCGTCCACTTCCTCGACCACCTCGACCACACGCCACAGCGTCAGATCACCGGTCTGCGGGTCCAGCTTGGCGCGGATATCGTTTTCGGCACCATAGCGGTTGCGCGCCGATTTCTGGATCGCTTCTTCCATCGCTTCGATGACGATCGACTTGTCGATCATCTTTTCCGATGCAACGGCGTTCGCAATCGCGAGCAGTTCAGCCTTGTTGGCGGAAATGGCACTGGCCATCAGTCGTCTGCCTTTTCTTCTGTTTCTTCGACAATATCCTCGGCACCAGTGGTGTCGATGGGTCTGGTAGCAGCGATCAACGCGTCCGTCAGGACGAGCTTGGCGCTGTGAATTTCATCGCGGGGAAGCGTGACTTCACCCGCCTTGGCATCGGTGATCGTCACCATGCCGCCTGTGATCCCGCCCAGTTCGCCCTTGTAAGTGCGCTGGCCGTCAAATCCCTTGCGCATCACGATGCGCGCCTCGTGTCCGGCCCAGTTGGCGAAATCCTTTTCGCGGGTGAGCGGACGGTCAATGCCGGGCGACGACACTTCGAGGTGATAGGCCCCTTCGACCAGGACCTCGCCCGCTTCCTCGCGCGCATCGATCATTTCCGAAACACGGCGCGACAAGGCGGCGCATTGCTCGATGATCAATTGCCCGGTTGCCGGGTCTTCAGCCATGATCTGAAGCGCCTCGCCGCCGTCGCCGGCTTCGGATTGCATCATCTGCACGCGCACGAGCTCGAACCCCAGGGCATTTGCCTCCGGTTCGATGAGCTCGATCAGGCGCGCGATATCGGTCATGCAATCCTTTATAGCAGCTTTGAGTGACAAGGTTTATGACAATGGCCTTTGGTGCCGGCCCCCAGTGGCGCCAGCCCCTTCAAAGTCACGACGATGTCGGGATGTCAGCGCAGATAGGCGCAGCGCACGGGTTTGGCAAGCCTTCTGCGCAGCCGACGCAAAGATAGAGGGGCGGCTAGATCTTGCCTTCGACCCAGGCTTCAGCTTGGCGGCGCAGACGCGCCTCCAAATATCTTTCCAGACCCTCGGCGTATTGCCGCATGGCCAGGACTTCCGCATCGCTCAGAGGATCTTCGAATTCGAAACCGTTCGAACCGCCATTCGGGCCGATGTCGCAGCGCGTCACAAAACCGAAACTGTCGATGCCATCAACCTGCAGGATCGCTCTTGCACCAGCAGCCAGAGGTTGCTTGAGGCCGATGTGAGCGCCTGTACGCGACAAGTTGACGAGGATGCAGCGCGAAGCTCCGTCAAGGGTCAACAGTCGCGCAGGGATCGACAAACGCAAACGAGGCGCATGGCGACGACCCACGATCTGTTCGGGGTCATTGTCGATTAAAGTCGGCCCAGGGACACGGTCAAACTGCATGATCGTGCCAACTTGAACCGGAGGCACGAAAAATGGGTTCAGGCCCGGATAGGGATTAACACCGTAGTTTTAGCGGAGGCCCTTGCCTGACGTCCAGGCCATCACCGCTTCGATCATTTCTTCCTGTTCGCGTTCGGCCTGCCCTTCCTGATACTGGCGGATCCCGAAAACGAAATGATCGTCCACCGGTATGTCGAAAGACAGCGCGTTCATGCCCGTTTGCTTGCGGGTGACGACCATGAAATGATCGATCGGGCCGCAACGCAGATAGCCCTCCGCCCCCAACTTCAAAGGTTCGGGCAGCGCGATCAGCACACCGGTGCGCGACAGGTTCACGAGAATGCAGTTCTGGTTGCCGGTCACGGCCAAAAGCGTTCCGGGCAGGGACAAGGGCAGGCGCGGAGCGGCGCGTTCTGCTGTCTCGAGTCGTTGCTGTTCCATCGAACCACCTGAGCTTCTGGCGACATATTGGCCGAAGGTGGTAAAGGAATGGTAAGCTCGGGGGCAAAATTGCCGTGTTTCCAATACGCTATTGGCTCACGCCCGATCAGCCTTGCGAGCTGTAATCACTCACCTTCTTCCATCAGGCCGTGCTTCTTGATCGCGTGGCGCAGCTGGTCATAGCTCAGGCCCAGCGCCTTGGCCGTCTGGCGCTGGTTCCAACGGTGTTTCCCAAGCGCATGCTCGACAATCGCGCGTTCATGCGCGTCAACGGCGGCGCGAAGATCGTCGATCTGCTCGAAATCGACACCGGGCGGAACCGCACCGTTGGGTTGCGGCCCACCGCTGTTGTTTGCCGCGAACGGCGGTTTGCTGTCTGCTCGCCGATGATTGGGCGTCAGCGGCTTCCACGGGCTTTCGAACGGATCGAACTGGACATGGGCGACAGCCATGTCGGGATTGTCCCAGCGATAGACGGCGCGCTCCACGACATTGCGCAATTCGCGGACGTTGCCGGGCCATTCGTAATTTTCGAGCTGCTCCATCACATGCGGAGCAAATCCGGGCCAGCGGTGCCAATCGAGTTCAGCCGCCATGCGCCGCGCGAAATATTCGGCCAGAACGCCGACATCGCCTTCGCGAACGCGCAGCGGCGGCAGGGTGATCACTTCAAAGCTTAGCCGGTCGAGCAGGTCGGCGCGGAATTCTCCGCTTTCGGCTAGAGCGGGCAAATCGTCATTGGTGGCCGCGACAATCCGGACATCGACCCGGATCGGGCGCGATGATCCGATGCGCGTCACCTCGCCGTATTCGACCGCCCTCAACAGCCGTTCTTGCGCGCCCATCGACAAAGTGCCCAGTTCGTCGAGGAACAACGTGCCCCTGTCGGCTTCTTCGAACCTTCCGGCTCGCGCTTTGGTAGCACCGGTGAAGGCGCCCGCTTCGTGGCCGAACAATTCAGCTTCGATCAGGGTTTCGGGCAAGGCCGCGCAGTTCATGGTGACGAGCGGCGCGTCCCAGCGGTTGGAGAGGCGGTGAAGACGTTCGGCGATCAACTCCTTGCCGGTTCCGCGTTCGCCGATCACCAGCACGGGGCGGCTCATGGGTGCGGCGCGGCTGGCGCGTTCCACCGCGTCGAGGAAGGCGCCGGACTGGCCGATAAACTGGTTCTCGCGCTCCAACCCCGAACTCCTTTCCAGCCAAGATATAGTGAAAAATCCCAAGGGTTGGCAATAGCCGCCAAGTCGTTCATCGGATTGTCACGCATTTTGGCCGGATTTCCGCGGTTTTTCGGTTTTGGCACGGCGGTTGCAAAGTTTGGAGCAACAGTTTCAGTCACACTCTTTCGGAGGCCAAGACCATGTACAACCGCGCTTTCTTCAACACCAAGCTGGGCCAGGCTTCGCTTGCCAGCGTGTTCGCGATGACCGCGATGATCGCGCTCACCACCCAGATGACGCTGACTTCGCAGGATGCGCAGATCGCGCAGCCGCAAGGCGACAGCATCATGCTGGTTGAGCTGGCTTGAGACTTGCCTTGAGCAAGCGAGACGACATCCCCTTCGGGCCGGAGCGCACCACTCCCCCCGCGAATGCCGCCAAGGCGAGCGACGCGCTTTCCCCGACGCGCGACGGCTCTGGCGGCAGCGCTCCGGCCCAATCCTCTGCCAAAGCCGTCGCCAAGGGCGCGCTGTCGCGGCTCGATGCCGAAATCGAAGCCTTGCGCCGCAGCCCCACTCCGACGCAGAATTACGGCCGAGGCGACAAGGGTGAAGACTCGCAGCGCCAAAGCACCAACCCGTTCCTAGATGGAGTAGCCTTTATGGGCATTTTCAGCCGCACCCGTGACATCATTGCCGCGAACTTCAACGATCTGCTGGATAATGCGGACGACCCTTCGAAGATGATCCGCATGATCATCCTCGAAATGGAGGAGACGCTGGTTGAAGTCCGGGCAAGCGCGGCACGCACGATTGCCGACCAGAAGGAAATGCGCCGCCATGTCATGAAGCTCGACAAGCTTCAGGCCGACTGGGCCGACAAGGCGCAGCTCGCGCTGTCGAAAGACCGCGAAGACCTGGCCCGCGCCGCTCTGGTCGAAAAGAAGAAGGCCGGCGACATGGGCGATCAGCTCAAGCAGGAAATCGCCGTGCTCGACGACGCGTTGCGCGCCTATGAGGATGACATCGCGAAATTGCAGCACCGCCTGCGCGAAGCCCGCAGCCGCCAGACGCAGATCGCCGCCCGCCTCGAAAGCGCGGAAAACCGCGTCAAGCTGCGCACGCTGATGAGCACCGAACGCACTGACGAGGCGCTCGCCCGTTTCGACCAGCTCGAACGCCGCGTCGATTACGCCGAAGGCCGCGCCGACGCGATTTCGATCGGTGAAAAGGGCACACCTTCGCTCGCCGACGAAATCGCCGCGCTCGAAGGGCAGGACGCGATCGACGATGAACTTGCAGCAATGAAGAAAGCGCTCGGCAAGCCCGACGCGAAAGAGGGGTAAGACGCCATGGAAGAGATCATCATCATTCCCGCCGTACTCATCGGCCTGCCGTGGCTCATCCTCCACTATGTCACCAAGTGGAAGACCGCCGCGACCATCACCACCGATGACGAAGTGCTGCTCGAGGAACTCTACAACCTCGCCAAGCGGCTGGATGAACGGATGGACACGGTCGAGCGGCTCGTCGCCACCGACGATCCCGATTTCCACCCGGTCAAGCGCCTGCAGGCCGACCAGGAAACCGACAACCAGCAGCTGCGTGAACTCGAACAGCTGATCGCCGAAAAGAAAGGAACCCGCGCATGAACAGCCCCCGCACGACGCTTTACCGCGACAGCCACAATGCCAAGCTGATGGGCGTGTGTTCGGGTATCTCCGAATACACCGGAGTGGATACGTTCTGGATCCGTCTTGGCGCCATCGGCTTGACGATTTTTGCACTCGGCCCAGTAGCCATACTTGCCTATCTGATCGCCGGTTTCGTTCTCAAGAAGAAGCCGCCGCACCTCTACCGCGATACGCAGGAAGAGCAGTACTGGCAGCGCGTCCGGCAGAGCCCGAAGCGCACGGCCCGCGAAATCCGCGCGCGCTTCCGCGATATCGACCGCCGCCTTGCCGACGTTGAAACCTATTACGTCAGCAACAATCCGCGCCTGACGGCAGAAATCGAACAGCTGCGCTGAACGGCGCGAAAGTAGGAGGGACTTTTCAATGTGGGACTGGGCTTATCTGATACCGATCCTTGGCGTGTCGATCCCGATCGTCGCGATCTGGACGACCCACCAGCGCAAGCTGGCTGAAATGCAGGTCAGCACCACCGCCGACGCCACAGCCGAAAAGGCAGCGCAATACGCAGCGCAGGTCCAGCGGCTCGAAGACAGGGTGCAGGTGCTCGAACGGATCGTCACCGATCGCGGATACGACATCGCCACCCAGATCGAGGCTCTGCGCGACACCCGCAAGGTTGAAGATCCGGACAGCGGCGTGCCGCTCAACATCGCCAGAAGGGAGCAGGCGTAATGGACTGGGGCGGGCCGCAATTCATTATCGCGATCATCGCTGTATCCTATGGCGCATGGATCCTGAACAACTGGATCCGCGCCAAGCATGGCTACGCGCTGGAAGATGAATTCGGCGGTTTCACCGAGAAACCCGACACTGCCGAAGCCCAGCGGTTGAAGGCCGAAAACCGCGAACTGCACGACAAGATCGACGCAATGCAGGATCGCATGATCGTGCTCGAAAAGATCGTCACCGATCGCGGCTATTCGCTGGCCGAGGAAATCGAATCGCTCAGAGATACCCCCACACGGTCAGCCGACACCGGCGTGCCCCTCAACCTTGGAAAGAAGGAAAACCAGTCGTGAGCCCCGATGCAGCAGCCATCATCGTCCCCCATCTGCCCTGGATCATCGGCGGCGCTCTCGCCATCGGCGGGGCCGGCATCTTCGGCTGGGTTTACACCACCCGCCTGCGCATCCAGCACGGATACCCGCTGGATGGTGCATGGGGCCAGGCCCTGAAGCCTTCGACAGATCACGAAGCAAAGCAGCGCATCAGCCTTTTGACCCAGGAAAACGCCGAACTGCGGGCCGAACTGGGATCGGTGAAGGATCGCCTGATCAATGTCGAACGCATCGTCACCGACAGCGGGTTCCATCTCACATCGGAGATCGATGCTCTCCGCGACCGCGCGCTGCAACACCGCAAGGATGAAGGAACCGCGTAATGGACCCCGATTTCCTGCTTGTGGTGATCATGATCATCACCATTACCGGCATCAGCTTCATCGGGATCAACGCGATCGTGGCCAAGGTGCTCGATTACAAGCGCGAACAGCGTGCGCACCTTGCCGGTGGCAGCCCGCGATCGGGCGACATCGCCGACCGCACCGATCTGATCGAAGACCGGCTGCGGGTGCTTGAACGGCTCGCCACCGATCGCGGCGCCTTGCTGGCCGACGAGATCGAAGCGCTGCGCGACGAACGCGCAACCCGCACGAAGGAACAGGAGCACGGCTGATGAACTGGACCGTTATCGCCATCGTCGCCATCGTCGTCTGGGGTGTGGTGCAGCTTTCCAAAGCGCGCGCCGGGATCATCACCGACGAATCCGGCAATGAAAGCTATATCGGCCACCGCGATGATGCCGCCTCGCGCGCCGAGATCGAGGAAACCCGGCGCGAGATCGAACAATTGCGCGAGCGCCTGCACGTGCTCGAACGCATCGCCACCGACAACAACACCCCCGATGCCCGCGAACGCGCCCGCATCGCCGCCGAAATCGAAGCGCTGAGAGGCCCGGAAGAACCCTCTATCGGGCAATCTCTTGCATCTCCGGATAAGGAGCAGAGCCAATGATGATGGACCCCACTCTTGTTATTGCCGCCACCTGCCTTTTCGCCGTGTGCGTGGTTGCCTATGTCCTGCTGCAGGCGTGGCAGGGCTGGCTAGAACTCAAGCGGCAGGAGCTTGAGCGTGTCGGACGCAGCGGCAACGCCGAAATCGAAGGCGGCGCGGGCGTTGGCGCGGCCCGGATCGAACTGGCCGACATGAAAGAGCGGATCAAGAAGCTCGAAGCGATCGCCGCCGGGGTGGAGCTGTAGGGCGCAATCCCCAGCCCCCTTCCCTTCGGCCCGCCCTGCCCCTACATGCGCGGCCATGCGAACCCTCGATGACATCCTTGAAGAATACGAATTTCTCGAAGGCGACGAACGCTATTCGCTGCTGATCGAACTGGGCCGGGAACTGGAACCCATGCCCGATGCGCTGAAAACCGATGCCACTCTGGTGCGCGGGTGTTCGGCGGCGGTGTGGGTCTATCCCACCGAACAGAGCGCAGAGGACGAACAGCGCCTGCATTTCCTCGCCGACAGCAACGCCGCCATCACCAAGGGTATCGTCGCGCTGGTGATCGCCGCGGTTCAGGACAAGCCCGCCGGCGAAGTCGCGGCGATGGATGTGACGGGCGCGCTTGCTCCGTTCGACCTCAAGAACCAGTTGTCGAGCAATCGCACGCAGGGCGTCCCCAATATGATCGCGCTGGTGCAGGAACACGCCGCCCGGATAGCGGGGAACTGATCCCATGCGGCGGCTCTATCTTGCCGCCGGGATCCTGTTTGTCGCCTTGGGCGCGGTGGGCGCGGTGCTGCCGCTGTTGCCGACTGTCCCCTTCCTGCTGCTGGCCGCATTCTGCTTCGCACGCAGCAATCCCGAATGGGAGCGCCGCATTCTCGAACATCCCGTTTGGGGGCCGCAGGTGCGCGAATGGCACGAACGCCGCGCAATCCCGCGCCGCGCCAAAGTCGCCGCGATCGCGACGTTGGTGGCGGGCGTCGGCTTTACCTGGGTGACTTTGGGCCATCCCTGGGTGTGGATTTCGGTGACGGTGCTGGTGGTGATCGGCGGCTGGATCGCGACACGCAACGGATAGAGCGTTTTCCTACTCGCAGCCGGGCGAGCTATGATCGCACCGGCTCTTTCCAATCGTCGTCTTTCTTCCAGCGCGCCGGCAGCATCAGTCTCCGGCTTGCGGAAAGTCACACCTTGGCGTGCGCTTTCCCGCACAAGTCATTGCGTTAATTCGATTTTCGGGATGGCCGGATATTTTCAAAACACCCGTTTCGGTGTTCCATCGGACTTGGCAAATCAGGCCCCGGCGCTATCTCGCACCTTGGCCACACCGGTCTTGGCCTGTTCACGCAGC
It contains:
- a CDS encoding PilZ domain-containing protein, with amino-acid sequence MQFDRVPGPTLIDNDPEQIVGRRHAPRLRLSIPARLLTLDGASRCILVNLSRTGAHIGLKQPLAAGARAILQVDGIDSFGFVTRCDIGPNGGSNGFEFEDPLSDAEVLAMRQYAEGLERYLEARLRRQAEAWVEGKI
- the rimP gene encoding ribosome maturation protein RimP, which encodes MTDIARLIELIEPEANALGFELVRVQMMQSEAGDGGEALQIMAEDPATGQLIIEQCAALSRRVSEMIDAREEAGEVLVEGAYHLEVSSPGIDRPLTREKDFANWAGHEARIVMRKGFDGQRTYKGELGGITGGMVTITDAKAGEVTLPRDEIHSAKLVLTDALIAATRPIDTTGAEDIVEETEEKADD
- the nusA gene encoding transcription termination factor NusA → MASAISANKAELLAIANAVASEKMIDKSIVIEAMEEAIQKSARNRYGAENDIRAKLDPQTGDLTLWRVVEVVEEVDDYFKQVDLKQAEKLQPGAAVGDFIVDPLPPVDLGRIDAQSAKQVIFQKVRDAERERQYEEFKDRAGEIITGVIKSVEFGHVIVNLGRAEGVIRRDQQIPREAARVGERVRALITKVERNNRGPQIFLSRAHPDFMKKLFAQEVPEIYDGIIEIKAAARDPGSRAKIGVISRDSSIDPVGACVGMKGSRVQAVVQELQGEKIDIIPWSEDTATFVVNALQPATVARVVLDEEDGRIEVVVPDDQLSLAIGRRGQNVRLASQLTGHQIDIMTEEEASEKRSKEFAERSKMFEEELDVDETLSQLLVAEGFAMLEEVAYVEMSELAAIEGFDEELAEELQSRAIEAIERQEEAHRQVRRELGVEDALAEMPHLTEAMLVTLGKAGIKTLDDLADLATDELIAKKREAPRRRGNADGPPQRRSQREGDKGGVLGEYGLSEEQGNEIIMAARAHWFEDEEPAQETSGSPESQEAADADSTQ
- a CDS encoding DUF448 domain-containing protein — translated: MRTPPNERVGSDIAEDADSPVSGSERRCLLSGEVGPRDQMIRLAISPAGEVLPDPAGKAPGRGAWIMPDRAALETAIADGHFKRALMRAFKGGPAKGDGAGGSLSYSDDLPQAIEMALTRNLLDRLGLELRGGNIVLGSSRIAEQARSGRITLLLHASDSSEDGRKKLDQAWRVGLDAEGSGLRGTVLPLDRDALSVALGRENVVHLGVSGVKDGRDDASRASIRVGQAATRVSRFVGSDPP
- the pspC gene encoding envelope stress response membrane protein PspC — encoded protein: MNSPRTTLYRDSHNAKLMGVCSGISEYTGVDTFWIRLGAIGLTIFALGPVAILAYLIAGFVLKKKPPHLYRDTQEEQYWQRVRQSPKRTAREIRARFRDIDRRLADVETYYVSNNPRLTAEIEQLR
- a CDS encoding PilZ domain-containing protein, which translates into the protein MEQQRLETAERAAPRLPLSLPGTLLAVTGNQNCILVNLSRTGVLIALPEPLKLGAEGYLRCGPIDHFMVVTRKQTGMNALSFDIPVDDHFVFGIRQYQEGQAEREQEEMIEAVMAWTSGKGLR
- the pspA gene encoding phage shock protein PspA, yielding MSRLDAEIEALRRSPTPTQNYGRGDKGEDSQRQSTNPFLDGVAFMGIFSRTRDIIAANFNDLLDNADDPSKMIRMIILEMEETLVEVRASAARTIADQKEMRRHVMKLDKLQADWADKAQLALSKDREDLARAALVEKKKAGDMGDQLKQEIAVLDDALRAYEDDIAKLQHRLREARSRQTQIAARLESAENRVKLRTLMSTERTDEALARFDQLERRVDYAEGRADAISIGEKGTPSLADEIAALEGQDAIDDELAAMKKALGKPDAKEG
- the pspF gene encoding phage shock protein operon transcriptional activator: MERENQFIGQSGAFLDAVERASRAAPMSRPVLVIGERGTGKELIAERLHRLSNRWDAPLVTMNCAALPETLIEAELFGHEAGAFTGATKARAGRFEEADRGTLFLDELGTLSMGAQERLLRAVEYGEVTRIGSSRPIRVDVRIVAATNDDLPALAESGEFRADLLDRLSFEVITLPPLRVREGDVGVLAEYFARRMAAELDWHRWPGFAPHVMEQLENYEWPGNVRELRNVVERAVYRWDNPDMAVAHVQFDPFESPWKPLTPNHRRADSKPPFAANNSGGPQPNGAVPPGVDFEQIDDLRAAVDAHERAIVEHALGKHRWNQRQTAKALGLSYDQLRHAIKKHGLMEEGE
- a CDS encoding YbaN family protein; this encodes MRRLYLAAGILFVALGAVGAVLPLLPTVPFLLLAAFCFARSNPEWERRILEHPVWGPQVREWHERRAIPRRAKVAAIATLVAGVGFTWVTLGHPWVWISVTVLVVIGGWIATRNG
- the pspB gene encoding envelope stress response membrane protein PspB, with product MEEIIIIPAVLIGLPWLILHYVTKWKTAATITTDDEVLLEELYNLAKRLDERMDTVERLVATDDPDFHPVKRLQADQETDNQQLRELEQLIAEKKGTRA
- a CDS encoding SufE family protein → MRTLDDILEEYEFLEGDERYSLLIELGRELEPMPDALKTDATLVRGCSAAVWVYPTEQSAEDEQRLHFLADSNAAITKGIVALVIAAVQDKPAGEVAAMDVTGALAPFDLKNQLSSNRTQGVPNMIALVQEHAARIAGN